One stretch of Rhodopirellula islandica DNA includes these proteins:
- a CDS encoding PTS sugar transporter subunit IIA, with translation MKFSDFVKTGAIRAELTATTKEAVIDELVQSLLDAGEISADQRDDIVAAIMKREELGSTGIGRGVAVPHTKHPSVQQLVGTVGVSEQGVDFDSLDGERVQLFFLLISPPERPGDHLRALENISRQLRDESFCRFLKQSKTPDDIQQLLQEADDNQFAAG, from the coding sequence ATGAAGTTCTCCGACTTTGTAAAAACTGGCGCCATCCGCGCCGAATTGACCGCCACAACCAAAGAAGCGGTGATCGACGAACTGGTCCAATCGCTTCTCGATGCTGGCGAAATCTCCGCTGACCAGCGCGACGATATCGTCGCTGCCATCATGAAGCGGGAAGAACTCGGCAGCACCGGCATCGGCCGCGGCGTCGCCGTCCCTCACACCAAACACCCCAGCGTTCAACAACTCGTTGGCACCGTGGGTGTCAGTGAGCAAGGCGTTGACTTCGACTCGCTCGATGGCGAACGCGTTCAACTGTTCTTCCTCTTGATCAGCCCGCCGGAACGCCCCGGCGATCACCTGCGAGCTCTCGAGAACATTTCGCGTCAATTGCGAGATGAATCGTTCTGCCGCTTTCTCAAACAGAGCAAGACCCCAGACGACATCCAACAATTGCTGCAAGAAGCCGACGACAACCAGTTTGCCGCCGGTTGA
- a CDS encoding HPr family phosphocarrier protein, producing MSAPLHERSVRVLNRQGLHARPADLLVRCASEFQSQIFLQKGSEKVDCRSILSLLTLGATEGTDLTVSAQGQDAEQALEAVARLFDLGFHELDETTGSPACSAGGTSDSPDQSPS from the coding sequence ATGAGTGCCCCCCTACACGAGCGTTCTGTTCGTGTCCTCAATCGCCAAGGTTTGCATGCCCGTCCAGCGGATTTGCTGGTTCGCTGCGCATCGGAATTCCAATCTCAGATCTTCCTTCAAAAGGGATCTGAAAAGGTGGACTGCCGAAGCATCCTGTCTCTGTTGACACTCGGAGCCACCGAGGGGACCGACCTCACGGTCTCCGCCCAAGGACAAGACGCCGAACAAGCCCTCGAAGCCGTCGCTCGATTGTTCGACCTCGGCTTCCATGAACTCGATGAGACCACTGGTTCCCCTGCCTGCTCGGCCGGCGGCACCAGCGATTCTCCTGACCAATCACCCTCGTAG
- the ptsP gene encoding phosphoenolpyruvate--protein phosphotransferase — MLELQGIPVSPGVAIGPALVLDADGYRIPRCIVPASDVEDEFARLHTAVDLVSAHLEHSRLETTATAGRSTGDIFAAQLQMLHDPRLHSELQRRIGADRQSAAFAVSGVLHNYASALRRLDNPLLADRAQDVLDIERQLLMQLGAVTRQPLSDLSEPVIVLSHMLTPSETANLDRRYVKGFCTEIGGPGGHTAIVAKGLEIPAVVGIGDFLHQIAGSNCVIVDGDRGKLIVDPDDDVLENYLQRAEYRRSLAVRLAELSQLPAETTDGVRIQLNANIEFPHETAACIERGADGIGLYRTEFLYLSSDDEPSEEDHYQAYSEVVQKMDGRPVVIRTLDLGADKMGRGNMAHRENNPFLGLRSIRLSLRNLDVFRPQLRAVLRAAVHGDVRVMFPLITTINELRQARMLLNVVAEDLHESGLPYRSDLPVGMMVEVPAAVMMLEHFAKEVDFFSIGTNDLAQYTLAVDRSNEYVADLYQSSDPAVLRLIQRSIDVAAQSQTPVSVCGEMSSNPGRALLLLGMGVRNLSVPPSALPRVKKVIRNVSIEQCQAIAERVMKLEAARDVDLYLLDRLADLAPELVMQ, encoded by the coding sequence ATGCTTGAATTGCAAGGCATTCCCGTTTCACCGGGTGTCGCCATCGGTCCAGCCCTGGTGCTGGACGCCGATGGATACCGCATCCCGCGTTGCATCGTCCCGGCGTCTGACGTCGAGGATGAGTTCGCGCGTCTGCACACAGCAGTCGACTTGGTCAGCGCCCACTTGGAACACAGCCGGCTTGAAACCACCGCCACCGCCGGACGCTCCACCGGCGATATTTTCGCGGCTCAACTGCAGATGCTGCACGACCCGCGACTGCACTCCGAACTGCAACGTCGAATCGGTGCCGACCGGCAATCCGCGGCCTTTGCCGTCAGTGGTGTGCTGCACAACTACGCCTCTGCTCTTCGCCGACTCGACAACCCGCTTCTGGCCGATCGTGCCCAAGACGTGCTGGACATCGAGCGTCAACTGCTGATGCAACTCGGCGCTGTCACTCGCCAACCGCTGTCGGATCTCAGCGAACCAGTCATCGTGCTTTCGCACATGCTGACGCCCAGCGAAACAGCCAACCTGGATCGCCGATACGTCAAAGGTTTCTGCACCGAAATCGGCGGCCCCGGTGGGCACACCGCAATCGTCGCCAAAGGACTGGAGATCCCGGCCGTGGTTGGCATCGGGGATTTCTTGCACCAAATCGCCGGATCCAACTGCGTGATCGTCGATGGGGACCGCGGCAAACTGATTGTCGATCCCGACGACGACGTTCTGGAAAACTATCTTCAACGAGCGGAGTACCGTCGCTCTCTCGCGGTGCGATTGGCAGAACTCAGCCAACTGCCCGCCGAAACCACCGATGGCGTCCGCATCCAGCTCAATGCGAACATCGAGTTCCCTCACGAAACAGCCGCTTGCATCGAACGTGGGGCCGATGGAATCGGACTGTATCGCACGGAATTCCTGTACCTGTCCTCCGACGACGAACCGTCGGAAGAAGATCACTACCAGGCCTATTCCGAAGTCGTCCAGAAGATGGACGGCCGCCCCGTGGTCATCCGAACGCTCGATCTGGGCGCCGACAAAATGGGCCGCGGCAACATGGCCCATCGCGAAAACAATCCCTTCTTAGGGCTCCGCAGCATCCGGCTGTCGCTCCGCAACCTGGATGTGTTCCGGCCCCAACTCCGGGCCGTCCTGCGAGCCGCCGTGCATGGCGATGTTCGTGTGATGTTCCCCTTGATCACCACGATCAACGAACTTCGCCAGGCCCGCATGCTGCTGAACGTCGTCGCGGAAGACTTGCACGAATCCGGCCTCCCATACCGCAGTGATTTGCCGGTTGGAATGATGGTCGAGGTTCCCGCCGCCGTGATGATGCTGGAACACTTCGCCAAAGAAGTGGACTTCTTCAGCATCGGCACCAACGACTTGGCTCAGTACACCTTGGCGGTCGACCGCAGCAACGAATACGTCGCCGACCTTTATCAATCGAGCGACCCAGCGGTGCTGCGATTGATCCAGCGCAGCATTGATGTGGCTGCCCAAAGCCAAACGCCAGTCAGCGTTTGCGGCGAAATGAGCAGCAATCCCGGCCGCGCGCTGCTGCTGCTGGGCATGGGCGTTCGCAACCTCAGCGTTCCGCCCTCGGCATTGCCTCGGGTGAAAAAGGTCATTCGAAACGTTTCGATCGAACAATGCCAAGCGATCGCCGAACGTGTGATGAAGCTAGAAGCAGCTCGCGACGTCGACCTGTATCTGCTGGATCGACTGGCCGACCTGGCTCCCGAACTGGTGATGCAATGA
- a CDS encoding TIGR03936 family radical SAM-associated protein: MRTRPSRQSPNLHPLDQLRIRYRVRFAKTGLLRWISHRDLALLFERVARRVALPLSMTEGFHPTPRIAFPSALPLGIESLDEVAEIDLCEDLEADDLLQRLRGDEQPGLTIHSVEKIPDGVKKAQIAATLYTVSLPDDWDESNRDQVNQNIEALQLQESVSVERKGKTVTAIVKEHLPTIELQDNQLFARMVLADGASLKMQDLLDLLDLSDWPERGATIVRTGVELQGPNPN; this comes from the coding sequence ATGAGAACACGGCCTTCTCGGCAATCGCCCAACCTGCATCCGCTGGATCAATTGCGGATTCGCTATCGCGTCCGCTTTGCAAAAACAGGCCTGTTGCGATGGATCAGCCACCGCGACTTGGCATTGCTGTTCGAGCGTGTCGCACGACGAGTGGCCCTGCCCCTGTCGATGACAGAAGGTTTTCACCCCACGCCTCGAATCGCGTTCCCCTCGGCCCTGCCGCTGGGAATCGAGAGCCTCGACGAAGTGGCCGAAATCGATCTTTGCGAAGACCTCGAAGCGGACGATTTGCTGCAACGTTTGCGGGGCGATGAGCAACCCGGCCTCACAATCCATTCCGTCGAGAAGATTCCCGATGGAGTAAAAAAGGCTCAGATCGCCGCGACCCTGTACACGGTTTCCTTGCCAGACGACTGGGACGAATCCAATCGCGACCAAGTCAATCAAAACATCGAAGCACTGCAACTCCAAGAATCGGTCTCCGTCGAACGGAAAGGCAAGACGGTCACTGCGATCGTGAAGGAACACTTGCCCACGATCGAACTGCAGGACAACCAACTGTTTGCTCGCATGGTCCTGGCCGACGGAGCGTCCCTGAAAATGCAGGACTTGCTCGACCTGCTGGACCTGAGCGACTGGCCCGAACGCGGCGCGACCATCGTTCGCACCGGCGTTGAACTCCAAGGGCCGAACCCGAATTAA
- a CDS encoding Rne/Rng family ribonuclease produces the protein MKREMLINVLQPEESRIAVVENNRLEELYVERKSVENYSGNIYRGKIVNLEPSIQAAFVDFGVGRNGFLHISDIEPQYFRQGGYDPEEIMRESDEMAEAAAQRNRESGRGSTRVFKGGRPRNKPPIQEVFKRGDEVLVQVIKEGIGNKGPTLSTYISIPGRYLVLMPALSRVGVSRKIEDEDDRKRLKKCLLSLSPPKGLGFIVRTAGAGRSEDELQRDMDYLLRLWKAIVRRVENTTEPGEIYEESDLIIRTIRDIYSDDIDHILIDQKESYEKARDFLKMVMPRVVDRLKYYDGPGPLFHKYNLEEEIVKINQRQVALPDGGSIVIDPTEALVAIDVNSGNFRGNASAEENAFRLNIAAAKEIARQLRLRDLGGVIVNDFIDMRKESYRRKVERVLRDAMANDRARTKILRTSPFGLIEMTRQRIRPSLKRSIYKDCPCCEGRGLVKTPESMSIEVVRMLALAVKNKHIVRVTVRVNDEVSAFLNNKKRRTVSEMEESGNMTVQILGSEGLFPEHLEVDCRDEHGERVEIDS, from the coding sequence ATGAAACGTGAAATGCTGATCAACGTGCTTCAGCCCGAAGAAAGCCGTATCGCCGTGGTCGAGAACAATCGACTGGAAGAGCTTTACGTCGAACGGAAGAGCGTTGAGAACTACTCCGGCAACATTTACCGCGGCAAGATCGTCAATCTCGAACCCAGCATCCAAGCGGCGTTTGTCGACTTTGGCGTGGGCCGAAATGGCTTCTTGCACATCAGCGACATCGAGCCGCAATACTTCCGCCAAGGCGGATACGATCCCGAAGAAATCATGCGGGAATCGGACGAAATGGCCGAAGCGGCCGCCCAACGCAATCGCGAATCAGGACGAGGCAGCACGCGAGTCTTCAAAGGGGGACGCCCCCGTAACAAACCTCCCATTCAAGAGGTTTTCAAACGCGGCGATGAAGTCTTGGTGCAAGTCATCAAGGAAGGCATTGGCAACAAAGGCCCCACGCTCAGCACTTACATCTCCATCCCAGGTCGTTACCTCGTGCTCATGCCCGCGCTCTCACGCGTTGGTGTCAGCCGAAAGATCGAAGATGAAGATGATCGCAAACGTTTGAAAAAATGCCTGCTGTCGCTCAGCCCACCCAAGGGCCTCGGCTTCATCGTCCGCACCGCCGGCGCCGGACGCAGCGAAGACGAACTGCAACGCGACATGGATTACCTGTTGCGACTCTGGAAAGCGATCGTCCGCCGAGTCGAAAACACCACCGAACCCGGTGAGATCTACGAAGAAAGCGATCTGATCATTCGCACCATTCGCGACATCTACAGCGACGACATCGATCACATCCTGATCGATCAAAAGGAGTCCTACGAAAAGGCTCGTGACTTCCTAAAAATGGTCATGCCTCGCGTCGTCGATCGCTTGAAATACTACGACGGCCCCGGCCCCCTGTTCCACAAATACAACCTGGAAGAGGAGATCGTGAAGATCAACCAACGCCAAGTTGCGTTGCCCGACGGGGGTTCGATCGTGATCGACCCGACGGAAGCCTTGGTGGCCATCGACGTCAACAGCGGCAACTTCCGCGGCAACGCCTCGGCGGAAGAAAACGCATTCCGACTGAACATCGCCGCGGCCAAAGAAATCGCACGCCAACTTCGCCTGCGTGACTTGGGGGGCGTGATCGTGAACGACTTCATCGACATGCGAAAGGAAAGCTATCGTCGCAAAGTCGAACGCGTTCTTCGCGATGCGATGGCCAACGACCGCGCTCGCACGAAAATTCTTCGAACCAGCCCGTTTGGCTTGATCGAAATGACTCGCCAACGGATTCGCCCCAGCCTGAAACGCAGCATCTACAAAGACTGTCCTTGCTGCGAAGGCCGTGGATTGGTCAAGACTCCCGAGAGCATGTCCATCGAAGTCGTCCGCATGCTGGCACTGGCGGTCAAGAACAAACACATCGTTCGCGTCACCGTTCGGGTCAATGACGAAGTCTCCGCGTTCTTGAACAACAAGAAACGCCGCACCGTCAGCGAGATGGAAGAATCCGGTAACATGACCGTTCAAATCCTCGGAAGCGAAGGACTGTTCCCGGAACACCTGGAAGTGGATTGCCGTGACGAGCACGGCGAACGCGTCGAAATCGACTCCTGA
- a CDS encoding sulfatase family protein — MQVDASTTQSQTRVVIGFLSLLLAVCLGTPLTATAESQPNILFILCDDHRFDCLGAAGHPFLETPHLDAMAHDGAMLRRAYVTTSLCSPSRASILTGQYAHNHRVVDNYHAVDPNLVFFPQSLQEAGYQTAFIGKWHMGGDIDDPQRGFDHWVSFRGQGTYWPDGHGTTREVPQTTYDGFNVNGKRVPQRGYITDELTDYSLDWLNKRDPDKPFFLYVSHKAVHADFVPADRHRGRYDNETLPIEIPTTEAMEAGNKPMWVRNQRNSRHGVDFGYNLPGFSPEVYYRRYCESLLAVDESVGRLREFLKQQNLDQNTIVVYMGDNGFQFGDHGLIDKRTAYEASAKVPLLVVAPGKVPAGVPFDGLVGNIDIAPTLLEAAQAPKLNNINGQSVWQALCSGDASSLKDRTLLYEYYWERNYPHTPTLHAVIGGRFKYIRCHGLWDRDELYDLESDPAEMQNLIHDSRYAEHVESLNQQLWKLLKNSTGMEMPLLEDHGPRFPLRDPNQSPQATFPKEYFSDQ, encoded by the coding sequence ATGCAAGTTGATGCCTCCACAACCCAATCACAAACTCGTGTTGTGATTGGGTTTTTGTCGCTGCTGCTGGCCGTGTGCCTCGGCACGCCCCTGACGGCGACCGCTGAATCCCAGCCCAATATCTTGTTCATCCTCTGCGATGATCATCGCTTTGATTGCTTGGGCGCCGCGGGGCATCCGTTCTTGGAAACACCCCATCTCGATGCCATGGCTCACGATGGAGCGATGCTCCGACGTGCCTACGTGACCACCTCGCTATGCTCTCCCAGTCGGGCCTCGATCCTGACGGGCCAGTACGCTCACAATCACCGCGTCGTCGACAACTACCACGCGGTCGACCCGAACCTGGTTTTCTTCCCACAGTCCTTGCAAGAAGCCGGTTATCAAACCGCGTTCATCGGCAAGTGGCACATGGGTGGCGACATTGATGACCCGCAACGCGGCTTTGATCACTGGGTCTCTTTCCGAGGCCAAGGCACTTACTGGCCCGACGGTCACGGGACCACGCGTGAAGTCCCCCAAACCACTTACGACGGCTTCAACGTCAATGGCAAACGGGTTCCTCAACGCGGTTACATCACCGATGAGTTGACGGACTACTCGCTGGATTGGCTGAACAAACGCGATCCGGACAAGCCGTTCTTTTTGTACGTCAGCCACAAAGCCGTGCATGCCGATTTCGTTCCTGCCGACCGGCACCGCGGTCGCTACGACAACGAGACGTTGCCGATTGAGATCCCGACCACCGAAGCGATGGAAGCCGGCAACAAACCCATGTGGGTTCGCAACCAACGCAACAGTCGCCACGGCGTCGACTTCGGGTACAACCTGCCGGGATTCAGCCCCGAGGTTTACTACCGTCGCTATTGCGAATCCCTGTTGGCGGTGGATGAATCGGTTGGCCGCCTGCGTGAATTCCTGAAGCAACAAAACCTCGATCAGAACACCATCGTCGTCTACATGGGCGACAATGGGTTCCAATTTGGCGATCACGGGCTGATCGACAAACGCACCGCGTATGAAGCCAGTGCCAAAGTGCCCCTGCTGGTCGTCGCCCCTGGCAAAGTTCCCGCGGGCGTTCCGTTTGATGGTTTGGTCGGCAACATCGACATTGCCCCCACACTCTTGGAAGCTGCCCAAGCCCCCAAGCTGAACAACATCAACGGGCAAAGCGTTTGGCAAGCCCTCTGTTCCGGCGACGCGTCGTCCCTGAAGGATCGCACGTTGCTTTACGAGTACTACTGGGAACGAAACTACCCGCACACGCCCACGCTGCATGCCGTCATCGGCGGCCGTTTCAAGTACATCCGTTGCCACGGATTGTGGGACCGAGACGAGCTCTATGACCTCGAGTCTGACCCAGCAGAAATGCAAAACTTGATCCATGATTCCAGGTATGCTGAACACGTCGAATCGCTGAATCAGCAACTTTGGAAACTGTTGAAAAACAGCACTGGCATGGAGATGCCTCTGCTGGAAGATCACGGCCCTCGGTTCCCGCTTCGCGATCCGAACCAATCTCCCCAAGCCACTTTTCCGAAGGAATACTTTTCGGACCAGTGA
- a CDS encoding sulfatase family protein, producing the protein MNAPHRLLLALPAICFALLFQDPTSAEDDQLNVVVILSDDQAWTDYSFMGHPQIETPNLDRLAKESLTFTRGYSPVSLCRPSLATIISGLYPHQHGIVGNDPPWAGMEDGKRRPAHNEPAYVKARMDYLQHVDQLDCQPELLAPHGYRSLQTGKWWEGKPARAGFTDAMTHGDFTRNGRHGDEGLKVGREGMQVIDDFLADTQDKKQPFYLWYAPFLPHTPHNPPERLLAKYRDKTDSLPMAKYWAMCEWFDETCGELLGLLDKHSLAENTLVVYVTDNGWINETAASRYAPRSKRSPNEGGTRTPIMYRLPGVIEPRMDTTHLASTIDVVPTVQHLLGFEVPEGLPGIDVLDADELELRDAVYGEIFEHDIQSMDDPSPSLRYRWVIQGDYKLIDPSSRMTGQSPELYNVVKDPHENQNLADQKPEMVEALQSLLDEWYSPDSA; encoded by the coding sequence ATGAACGCTCCCCACCGTTTGCTGCTGGCGTTGCCAGCCATTTGCTTCGCTCTTCTGTTCCAGGATCCCACCTCCGCTGAAGACGACCAACTGAACGTCGTTGTCATTCTCAGTGACGACCAGGCTTGGACCGACTACTCGTTCATGGGACACCCCCAGATCGAGACACCCAACCTGGACCGTCTGGCGAAGGAAAGCCTCACGTTCACCCGCGGCTATTCGCCGGTCAGCCTGTGCCGTCCGTCGCTCGCCACCATCATCAGTGGCCTCTATCCCCACCAACATGGAATTGTTGGAAACGATCCGCCATGGGCTGGCATGGAAGACGGCAAGCGTCGACCAGCGCACAACGAACCGGCTTACGTCAAAGCCCGGATGGATTACCTGCAGCACGTGGACCAATTGGATTGTCAACCCGAACTACTCGCTCCCCACGGCTATCGCAGCCTGCAAACGGGCAAGTGGTGGGAGGGCAAACCAGCTCGTGCGGGCTTCACCGACGCGATGACCCACGGTGACTTCACCCGCAACGGTCGCCACGGTGACGAGGGCCTGAAGGTTGGCCGAGAAGGAATGCAAGTCATCGATGACTTCCTGGCTGACACGCAAGACAAAAAACAACCGTTCTATCTCTGGTACGCACCGTTCTTGCCACACACGCCGCACAATCCACCCGAGCGTTTGCTGGCCAAATACCGCGACAAAACTGACTCGCTGCCAATGGCCAAGTACTGGGCCATGTGCGAGTGGTTCGACGAAACCTGCGGCGAACTGCTCGGTCTGCTCGACAAACATTCGCTCGCCGAAAACACGCTGGTCGTCTATGTCACCGACAACGGCTGGATCAACGAAACCGCCGCCAGCCGATACGCCCCTCGCAGCAAACGCAGCCCCAACGAAGGCGGAACCCGCACCCCGATCATGTACCGTTTGCCCGGCGTGATCGAACCCCGTATGGACACCACTCATCTGGCATCCACCATCGACGTGGTCCCAACGGTTCAGCACCTGCTTGGATTCGAGGTCCCCGAAGGCCTGCCCGGGATCGATGTCCTTGACGCCGACGAACTGGAATTGCGAGACGCTGTCTATGGAGAGATTTTCGAACACGACATCCAATCCATGGACGATCCCTCCCCAAGTTTGCGATATCGCTGGGTCATCCAAGGCGACTACAAGTTGATCGATCCATCCAGTCGCATGACGGGCCAATCGCCTGAGCTCTACAATGTTGTGAAGGACCCGCACGAGAACCAAAACTTGGCGGACCAAAAGCCCGAGATGGTCGAAGCACTGCAGTCCTTGCTGGACGAATGGTATTCACCCGACTCGGCATGA
- a CDS encoding FdhF/YdeP family oxidoreductase, whose protein sequence is MKVGSGGGFRAIWYTFKKGRETGSVWKLYQAMRTRNSCKTCAVGMGGQKGGMVNETGSFPEVCKKSLQAMVADMQPGIEPPFWKKTSVEQLAAMTPRELEHLGRLIHPVRYRQGDSHYETITWEEAFDTIAGKLASLSPEETFWYFSGRSSNEAGFLLQLLARVYGTNNVNNCSFYCHQASGVGLQSSIGSGTATIQLEDLEKSDCVFLIGGNPASNHPRLMTSLMHVRRRGGKVIVINPVEETGLVKFRIPSDPISLLKGTKVATHYVKPHIGGDLALLWGIAKSLQETNQINLPFLQKHCRGHEEYLAALQAFEWEELEHKSGINRSEMESIAAVYAKSERAVFSWTMGITHHAHGVENVQAIANLAMCRGMLGRPGSGLMPIRGHSNVQGIGSVGVTPKLKQQIFDALQAHFGVELPTTEGLDTLACMEDAASGKIKAGFCLGGNLYGSNPDATFAGEALSNLDLNVMMNTTMNTGHAHGLAKETIILPVLARDEEPEPTTQESMFNFVRLSDGGPRRLPGPRSEVEVIATLGERLLPDAKGIDWKQMHHTSTIRDWIGRVVPGYGKISSIDQTKEEFQIDGRTFYDPEFGTEDGRAVLHCHTIPHLKGTAENELRLMTVRSEGQFNTVVYEEEDLYRNQDRRDIILMHPDDLQRLGLTHDQRVTVMNEIGSMPGILARGYEKIRAGNALMYYPESNVLVARYADPQSKTPAFKGVVVRVVPE, encoded by the coding sequence ATGAAAGTTGGCAGCGGTGGTGGCTTCCGAGCCATTTGGTACACGTTCAAAAAAGGGCGTGAGACCGGAAGTGTTTGGAAGCTCTACCAAGCCATGCGGACTCGCAACTCTTGCAAGACCTGTGCGGTCGGCATGGGAGGCCAAAAAGGCGGCATGGTCAACGAAACGGGCTCGTTCCCCGAGGTCTGCAAAAAGAGCTTGCAGGCCATGGTCGCGGACATGCAGCCCGGGATTGAACCGCCATTCTGGAAGAAAACCTCAGTCGAACAGCTCGCGGCCATGACACCCCGCGAGCTCGAACATCTCGGCCGCTTGATCCATCCGGTTCGCTACCGCCAAGGTGACTCGCACTACGAAACAATCACCTGGGAAGAAGCCTTCGACACCATCGCGGGCAAGCTCGCGTCGCTCTCACCCGAAGAAACGTTCTGGTACTTCAGCGGACGCAGCAGCAACGAAGCCGGTTTCCTGTTGCAGTTGCTCGCTCGTGTCTATGGCACCAACAACGTCAACAACTGCAGCTTCTACTGCCACCAAGCCAGCGGTGTCGGGCTGCAATCCAGCATCGGCAGCGGGACGGCAACGATCCAGCTCGAGGACCTGGAGAAATCCGACTGCGTCTTCTTGATCGGCGGCAACCCGGCCAGCAACCACCCTCGGCTGATGACCAGCCTGATGCACGTCCGCCGTCGCGGTGGCAAGGTCATCGTCATCAACCCGGTCGAAGAAACGGGGCTGGTCAAATTCCGAATCCCCAGCGATCCGATCTCGTTGCTCAAAGGCACCAAGGTGGCGACGCACTACGTCAAGCCACACATCGGTGGTGACTTGGCGTTGCTCTGGGGCATCGCGAAATCCCTGCAAGAAACCAACCAAATCAATCTGCCATTCCTGCAGAAACACTGCCGCGGTCACGAGGAATACCTCGCCGCGCTGCAGGCCTTTGAGTGGGAAGAACTCGAACACAAATCTGGCATCAATCGATCCGAAATGGAGTCGATCGCAGCGGTGTACGCCAAGAGCGAGCGGGCTGTGTTCTCGTGGACAATGGGAATCACCCACCACGCTCACGGCGTTGAGAATGTCCAGGCGATTGCCAACCTCGCCATGTGTCGCGGCATGCTTGGCCGCCCAGGCAGTGGCTTGATGCCGATTCGCGGGCACAGCAATGTGCAGGGCATCGGCAGCGTCGGCGTCACGCCCAAACTCAAGCAACAAATCTTCGATGCGTTGCAAGCACACTTCGGCGTCGAACTTCCAACCACCGAAGGTCTCGACACACTCGCCTGCATGGAAGACGCCGCATCGGGAAAAATCAAAGCCGGGTTCTGCCTGGGCGGCAACCTGTATGGCTCCAACCCGGATGCAACCTTCGCCGGCGAAGCCCTGTCGAATCTCGATCTCAACGTGATGATGAACACCACGATGAACACGGGACACGCTCACGGACTGGCCAAAGAAACGATTATCTTGCCCGTCCTCGCTCGGGACGAAGAACCCGAACCGACCACGCAAGAATCGATGTTCAACTTCGTCCGACTGAGTGACGGCGGGCCTCGCCGATTGCCAGGACCGCGGAGCGAAGTCGAGGTCATCGCGACGCTAGGCGAGCGATTGCTTCCCGATGCGAAAGGCATCGACTGGAAACAAATGCATCACACTTCGACGATCCGAGACTGGATCGGCCGGGTCGTGCCGGGTTACGGAAAGATCAGCTCGATCGATCAAACCAAAGAAGAATTCCAGATCGACGGACGCACGTTCTACGATCCCGAATTTGGAACCGAGGACGGACGAGCGGTGCTGCACTGCCACACGATCCCCCATCTCAAAGGAACCGCCGAAAATGAACTGCGGTTGATGACCGTCCGCAGTGAAGGCCAGTTCAACACCGTCGTCTATGAAGAAGAGGACCTGTATCGCAACCAAGATCGCCGGGACATCATCTTGATGCACCCCGATGACCTGCAGCGACTCGGGCTGACCCACGACCAACGTGTGACAGTCATGAACGAAATTGGATCGATGCCCGGCATTCTGGCTCGTGGCTACGAGAAAATCCGTGCCGGGAACGCACTGATGTATTACCCCGAGTCGAACGTCCTGGTCGCTCGCTACGCCGACCCGCAAAGCAAAACGCCAGCCTTCAAAGGCGTGGTCGTCCGCGTTGTACCAGAGTGA